From a single Stomoxys calcitrans chromosome 4, idStoCalc2.1, whole genome shotgun sequence genomic region:
- the LOC106095653 gene encoding uncharacterized protein LOC106095653, whose amino-acid sequence MNFLFNINVCRVCMQNEQSSDLCSDKDLLEKFIFTTRLTVSQEDNLPKEICSKCIIRLKVAHSFILTAHESEKNLKAFLTKISDEFREVTQNNKSGKTTSNFHCALNSQQNLTEDEMLTLIGESETPVKSTSPKSKHSKNEDRRCEKRKLSPLKGPLSKVSKEDSGGTTSSGDLVLRPRVTIKQPTASTSENKSRKTVSLHSTYVRDEEILFIHSPLNEIKFENDDELAALCQEEDEPNSKEEQSLESVTSNGERLRPQPMEEVENDNDAEEDVEHYQEEHVNEEEEDEEDDLDDKKTVKDETESSIFKNNNTQDFGINNELSQSSSAELNDLNLESNDTLHTSPLAGVGDESIGIMVSEEADGYLREYETMLNNQYNTAEYIDDDSVEENPLRNDEADMYNRNEFEHNDEISLAQDNEVEEEGEDENEDQDEENATAKNPNSLDINAKSIAKVQPNKANNKSPIRLRDLQPKLTRFYCKKCNRDFSTKTNLNRHMQSHEGKKPYVCTECSKSFSQKATLKQHMYTHTGEKPYVCDICTRGFTQCKSLIFHMRRHTGEKPFQCEYCLILFRQKDALRIHILKYHVVVEKTSTGKEIFTCIICQKKFCSKNKFKIHMKIHTTTTEQQTENQFDIHQPIFQNSKAATSTASSQRSFPHGETLDTAVMKVSASSASEPQRAKKFQCRKCFKCFALKKSLVRHMSIHYTNTEEEMTECSDCDMQFANSAEYQDHLTQCHQFACSACPEMIFKTIEYLKLHMLEHDLNHLLGSAADYAIIGDDQTFFQACDAHDDGGTTNLKELVEFNMINEYADDMETIITNGNVTILVDIDPQVPISHVYQFKDIKNRMDFFNVSMSHDYSGKYKAIIYFIVDQYSLCLSYSRETTFLNPPCHQILPAVNSFSRDTTFLNQTWFSRTIPLSSAGKYSTRTIYTVVVASRGIVFNKMSLELCRICGNNQNLINIFSGGLEMRDKLLKCANIEIKHNDVLPKVICGQCDARLDMSYTLRKQSEEMQKHLESEMKKRRSQNSEEGQPMVQELKEEAEVHYISDEEPIKEECAIQNNKHYTNASNVDNFLQSEEIVVTVEPDNLDTHSESTLMASETEAIDNLEINYDYHIPVTAMAERGGVPSNLVDDIDSSESFSAAADTDSMRLLQTHAAMAFNEYESGAVDVDGYNNGEGVPSDSSSNLLQPQDFLSIDVRSNSESPAPLELDQNDTEYFPNTTKTYKCATCSECFPRKKDYQLHIVQHGLTRFQCLQCLERFPSRYRLLQHEKEHPNGQGFQCKICNRQYEKAHYLRKHMENCDADQSRLQCNICNMTFSRADAVKRHQRTVHPTGEQAPNSLNKKWHCKLCGKSFRSQVVFETHKIQQSCTRPGRGELANISVPPDLIMLCPDQRYKCAVCNRKFKNISILRTHFLIHKDIKPFPCTKCPKRFRTRYAVINHERIHNGERPYVCEVCNQGFRQITHMKHHLMTKHNLDKPVKCPECKEGFITKWKLREHLRKEHYTIKAFKCAECPEEFFLKYDLKRHARVVHLRSVDIVDSDNEGVKSTTLMAAEGTTDSDGGENNADATLGEEHYNDIATLYQTEEQVINAAQAEEIIAIDEDTNNEMVPNGNDTHVHNDDDDDDIQIVEDTALQLDPNNLELDMDDASPTNVYFLNDLDSPPPSPPTSQPATVAPTESGVTHTISTEDIMDCIQLDDSSDSCKLPTRQENANDSYFEQEDEIHITEERIETYTTSSSSFYNINNIRS is encoded by the exons gtaTCGCAGGAGGATAATCTACCAAaagaaatatgttccaaatgcATTATTCGCCTCAAGGTGGCGCACTCTTTTATACTAACTGCTCACGAATCCGAGAAAAATCTAAAGGCGTTCCTGACGAAAATCAGTGATGAGTTTCGAGAAGTGACCCAAAACAATAAAAGTGGCAAAACTACAAGTAATTTCCACTGTGCTTTGAATTCTCAGCAGAATCTCACCGAAGATGAAATGCTAACACTAATTGGGGAATCTGAAACGCCAGTTAAGAGTACTTCACCTAAAAGTAAGCATAGCAAAAATGAGGATAGGCGCTGTGAAAAACGAAAACTGTCACCACTCAAAGGACCTTTAAGCAAAGTATCGAAAGAGGACAGTGGCGGTACCACTTCAAGTGGAGATTTGGTTTTAAGGCCAAGAGTGACAATCAAGCAACCAACTGCCAGCACGAGTGAAAACAAAAGTCGTAAAACTGTGTCCTTACATTCCACCTATGTGCGTGATGAGGAGATTTTGTTCATTCATTCGCCacttaatgaaattaaatttgaaaatgatGATGAATTAGCAGCATTGTGCCAAGAAGAAGATGAACCGAACTCCAAGGAAGAACAAAGTTTGGAAAGTGTAACGTCGAATGGTGAAAGACTGCGGCCACAACCAATGGAAGAGGTAGAAAATGACAATGATGCTGAAGAAGATGTTGAGCATTACCAGGAAGAACACGTTAATGAGGAAGAGGAAGACGAAGAAGACGATTTGGATGATAAAAAGACCGTGAAAGATGAAACGGAGAGTAGTATTTTCAAGAACAACAACACCCAAGATTTTGGCATCAATAATGAATTGTCCCAATCATCTTCGGCTGAATTGAATGACCTCAATTTGGAATCCAATGACACTCTGCATACATCGCCGCTTGCAGGTGTTGGCGATGAGAGCATTGGTATTATGGTGTCAGAAGAGGCAGATGGTTATTTGCGTGAATACGAAACAATGCTTAACAATCAGTACAACACCGCTGAATACATTGACGATGACTCAGTCGAGGAAAATCCCTTAAGAAATGATGAAGCCGATATGTATAATCGAAACGAGTTCGAACACAATGATGAGATATCTTTAGCTCAAGACAACGAAGTTGAAGAAGAAGGCGAAGATGAAAACGAAGACCAAGATGAAGAAAATGCCACAGCCAAAAATCCTAATTCCTTAGATATAAATGCAAAATCCATTGCCAAGGTACAACCAAATAAAGCTAATAACAAATCACCCATTCGCCTTAGGGATCTACAGCCGAAACTTACACGTTTCTATTGCAAGAAGTGTAATCGTGACTTCAGCACCAAGACCAACTTGAATCGTCACATGCAATCGCATGAGGGCAAAAAACCCTATGTATGTACCGAATGTTCGAAAAGTTTTTCACAAAAGGCCACACTTAAACAGCATATGTACACTCATACCGGAGAAAAACCCTATGTGTGCGATATTTGTACTCGCGGTTTTACCCAATGTAAAAGTCTTATATTTCACATGCGGAGACATACCGGGGAGAAACCGTTTCAATGCGAATACTGTTTGATATTGTTCCGGCAAAAGGATGCTCTGAGG atccatatcCTGAAGTATCACGTGGTCGTCGAAAAAACCTCAACTGGAAAAGAAATCTTCACTTGCATTATATgccaaaagaaattttgttctaaaaacaaattcaaaatacATATGAAAATTCACACGACCACAACGGAGCAACAAACGGAAAATCAATTTGACATACACCAGCCTATATTTCAAAATAGTAAAGCAGCAACTTCTACTGCTTCCAGCCAAAGATCATTCCCACACGGAGAGACATTGGATACAGCTGTAATGAAGGTATCGGCATCGTCGGCATCAGAGCCCCAAAGAGCAAAGAAATTTCAGTGTCGCAAATGTTTTAAATGTTTCGCTTTAAA AAAAAGTCTTGTACGTCATATGTCAATTCATTACACTAACACCGAAGAGGAGATGACTGAATGTTCCGATTGTGATATGCAATTCGCAAATTCTGCGGAATATCAGGATCATTTGACCCAGTGCCATCAGTTTGCTTGTTCAGCCTGTCCCGAAATGATTTTTAAGACAATAGAATATCTAAAACTCCACATGTTGGAACATGACTTGAATCA TTTGCTTGGCAGT GCAGCAGACTATGCCATAATTGGTGACGATCAGACCTTCTTTCAAGCCTGCGATGCTCATGATGATGGTGGTACAACAAATTTAAAGGAGCTGGTCGAGTTTAATATGATCAATGAGTATGCGGATGACATGGAGACGATtataaccaatggcaatgtaaCCATCTTAGTTGATATTGATCCTCAGGTTCCTATATCC caTGTTTATCAATTCAAAGATATCAAAAATCGCATGGATTTTTTCAACGTTTCTATGAGCCATGACTATTCGGGCAAATATAAGgctataatttattttatagtcGACCAATATTCCTTGTGCCTTTC ctattcgcgtgagaccaccttcttAAATCCACCTTGCCATCAAATCttgccggctgttaacagcttttCGCGTgataccacctttttaaatcagACTTGGTTCTCACGCACTATTCCActttcttctgctggcaaatataGTACGCGAACGATATACA cagtggTCGTTGCTTCTAGGGGAAttgtttttaacaaaatgtcTTTGGAATTATGCCGAATATGCGGCAATAATCAAAatctaataaatatttttagtgGGGGTCTGGAAATGCGAGATAAACTACTCAAATGTGCAAATATCGAG ATAAAGCACAATGATGTCTTGCCCAAAGTTATTTGTGGTCAATGTGATGCCAGACTGGACATGTCCTATACGCTGCGCAAGCAAAGCGAGGAAATGCAAAAGCATCTTGAAAGCGAAATGAAAAAGAGGCGTTCTCAAAACTCTGAAGAAGGCCAGCCGATGGTTCAAGAACTGAAAGAAGAGGCCGAGGTACATTATATATCCGACGAAGAGCCTATCAAGGAGGAATGTGCAATCCAGAATAACAAACACTATACTAATGCCAGCAATGTTGATAATTTCCTACAAAGTGAAGAGATTGTGGTGACAGTCGAACCCGACAATTTGGACACTCATAGTGAGTCGACGCTGATGGCATCGGAGACCGAAGCAATTGATAATTTAGAAATAAACTACGACTATCATATACCGGTGACTGCAATGGCAGAAAGGGGTGGTGTGCCCTCTAATTTGGTAGATGACATCGACTCAAGCGAAAGTTTTAGTGCGGCTGCAGATACTGACAGCATGAGGCTACTCCAAACACACGCAGCAATGGCCTTCAATGAATATGAAAGCGGGGCGGTTGATGTGGATGGCTACAACAATGGTGAAGGCGTGCCCTCCGATTCTAGTTCCAATTTGCTGCAACCTCAAGATTTTTTAAGCATAGATGTAAGGTCTAATTCAGAGTCACCTGCACCATTAGAGCTTGACCAAAATGACACGGAATATTTTCCCAATACTACAAAGACGTATAAATGTGCCACTTGTTCTGAATGCTTTCCGAGAAAAAAAGACTACCAGCTGCATATTGTGCAGCATGGGCTGACACGTTTCCAATGTTTGCAGTGTTTAGAAAGGTTTCCCTCACGCTATCGTTTGTTGCAACATGAAAAAGAGCATCCCAATGGCCAAGGGTTTCAGTGTAAAATATGCAATCGTCAATATGAAAAGGCCCACTATTTGCGCAAGCATATGGAAAATTGCGACGCTGACCAGTCCAGGCTTCAATGCAACATTTGCAATATGACCTTTAGCAGAGCGGATGCAGTGAAACGACACCAAAGGACGGTGCATCCCACGGGAGAACAGGCCCCTAATTCACTAAATAAAAAATGGCATTGCAAGTTATGTGGCAAAAG ttTTCGTTCTCAAGTTGTTTTTGAGACTCACAAGATACAACAGTCATGCACTCGGCCAGGTCGGGGAGAACTTGCAAATATTTCGGTGCCGCCAGACCTAATAATGCTGTGTCCGGATCAAAGATACAAGTGTGCAGTTTGTAATAGGAAATTTAAAAACATCTCCATATTGAGAACTCATTTTCTAATACACAAAGACATCAAGCCTTTTCCCTGCACAAAGTGTCCCAAGAGATTCCGCACCCGCTATGCTGTGATAAATCATGAACGCATACACAACGGCGAAAGACCGTATGTTTGTGAGGTTTGTAACCAGGGATTCCGTCAAATTACCCATATGAAACATCATTTAATGACCAAACACAATCTGGACAAGCCGGTGAAATGTCCCGAGTGCAAAGAGGGCTTTATAACCAAGTGGAAGCTAAGAGAACACTTGCGCAAAGAACACTATACGATAAAGGCTTTCAAATGTGCTGAATGCCCCGAGGAATTTTTCCTAAAATACGATTTAAAGCGACATGCCAGAGTAGTGCACTTAAGATCGGTGGACATTGTGGATTCGGATAATGAGGGTGTCAAAAGTACTACACTGATGGCAGCAGAGGGTACCACGGATTCAGATGGTGGGGAAAATAATGCAGATGCAACGTTGGGGGAAGAACATTACAATGATATCGCAACACTTTACCAGACTGAAGAGCAGGTGATAAACGCAGCACAAGCCGAGGAGATTATTGCTATCGATGAGGATACAAATAATGAAATGGTGCCTAATGGAAATGATACGCATGtccataatgatgatgatgatgatgatattcAGATTGTTGAAGATACTGCTCTACAGTTGGACCCTAACAATCTAGAGCTAGACATGGACGATGCTTCACCCACTAATGTATATTTCTTGAATGATCTCGACTCACCTCCTCCTTCACCACCCACCAGCCAACCTGCTACAGTAGCCCCCACAGAATCTGGTGTAACTCATACCATCAGCACTGAAGACATAATGGATTGCATACAATTGGATGATTCTTCGGACTCTTGTAAATTGCCGACTAGGCAAGAAAATGCAAATGATAGTTATTTCGAACAAGAGGATGAAATCCATATAACAGAGGAACGAATTGAAACGTACACAACTAGTAGTTCGAGTTTTTACAACATCAATAATATACGTTCATAG
- the LOC106095661 gene encoding uncharacterized protein LOC106095661, whose protein sequence is MWKIFKLLLLQFAWQCLQAADYAIIGDDQTFFQACDAHDDGGTTNLKELVEFNMINEYADDMETIITNGNVTILVDIDPQVPISLEVEIYKWERGTWVDSIFSIRRSNFCATAFSPKEFWYPFIKQFPEENRVCPPKKGHVYQFKDIKNRMDFFNVSMSHDYSGKYKAIIYFIVDQYSLCLSSVVDVWSS, encoded by the exons atgtggaaaatattcaaattattATTACTTCAGTTTGCTTGGCAGTGCCTTCAG GCAGCAGACTATGCCATAATTGGTGACGATCAGACCTTCTTTCAAGCCTGCGATGCTCATGATGATGGTGGTACAACAAATTTAAAGGAGCTGGTCGAGTTTAATATGATCAATGAGTATGCGGATGACATGGAGACGATtataaccaatggcaatgtaaCCATCTTAGTTGATATTGATCCTCAGGTTCCTATATCC CTAGAAGTCGAGATATATAAATGGGAGCGTGGTACTTGGGTAGattcaattttttcaattagaCGTTCAAATTTTTGTGCCACCGCCTTTAGTCCCAAAGAATTCTGGTATCCTTTTATCAAGCAATTTCCTGAAGAGAATCGTGTCTGTCCCCCAAAAAAAGGA caTGTTTATCAATTCAAAGATATCAAAAATCGCATGGATTTTTTCAACGTTTCTATGAGCCATGACTATTCGGGCAAATATAAGgctataatttattttatagtcGACCAATATTCCTTGTGCCTTTCGTCGGTTGTCGATGTATGGAGCTCTTGA